Below is a genomic region from Halobacterium sp. CBA1132.
GTCACCTCCGCCGTTGGAGCGCGAACAGGAGGCCGGCGTACGTGAGGTAGAGCACGGCGACCGAGAGCGCGACGGCGCTGGTGGCCGGCCCCCAGTCGAAGGAGCCGAGTCCCCACGCGACGGTGAGCGCGGGAAACACGACGGCGGACGCCCACCCGAAGACCGTCAGCGTGAGCTGGGCGGCTTCCTGTGCGATGGCTTCGTCGCGCTCGTCGAAGATGGTCGCGTCCGCGCGCCACTGGACGGCGACGACGGCGACCATGGCGGCAGCGTAGACGCCGACGCCGACGAGCGGTCGGTTCAGGACGGTGAACGCGGCGAGCGCGAGGCCGGCGACGGCCGCCAGTCCGCCGACGGTCTTGCGGACGCGCGGCGGGTCGGCGAGGGCGTTCACGAGCGACACACCTCCGGGCCGGCGGCGGTTCGAGTGCGTGCTTGCGTGGAGCGGGTTTCGGGCATCGGAATCACCTGTCGAACGCTCTCGGCGTAAAGAGCGTTTTACAGACAAACGTCTTTTACACAGTAAAATAAGTTTTACGTCCGTGCTCGTGGGGCGGCCCAACCGACCGCGAGCGGTGGCGTTAACCCGACGGCGCGCCTGCCATCGAGCAGTGAATCCCGAGCGCATCGTCGGGGAGTTCCCCGCCCCCGAGTTCCGCGGCGCCCAACAGCAGGCGCTGCGGGACGTCCGCGACGCGTTCGACGCGGGCAACGACGTGGTGCTCGTGCGCGCGCCCACCGGCAGCGGGAAGAGCCTCATCGCGCGCGCCATCATGGGCTGCGCGCGCCGCGTCGAGGACGCCGACCCCGTGGACCCCACGGGCGCCTACTACACGACGCCGCAGGTCTCCCAACTCGACGACGTCGCCGAGGACGACCTGCTCGACGACCTGAAGCTCATCCGCGGGAAGTCCAACTACACCTGTATTCTGCCGGGCGAGGAGAACACGCCCGTCGACCGCGCGCCCTGCGCCCGCGAGCGCGGCTACGACTGCGCCGTGAAACACCGCTGCCCGTACTTCTCGGACCGCGCCATCGCCTCCAGCCGGGAGTTCGCGGCGATGACGCTGGCGTACTTCATGCGCAC
It encodes:
- a CDS encoding DUF2178 domain-containing protein, whose protein sequence is MSLVNALADPPRVRKTVGGLAAVAGLALAAFTVLNRPLVGVGVYAAAMVAVVAVQWRADATIFDERDEAIAQEAAQLTLTVFGWASAVVFPALTVAWGLGSFDWGPATSAVALSVAVLYLTYAGLLFALQRRR